A segment of the Clostridia bacterium genome:
CGACCTACCAGTGCAGTATTGGGGTTTGAAGGATGTGGGGCTGGCCGCCCCCAAAATGAAGGAGCTAGTGAAAGCATTCAAGGATCTGGGCAAGACAGTGATCTTTGAAGTCGTGGCTTATGAAGAACAGGATTGTTTGCGTTCGGTCGATCTAGCAATCGAATGCGGGATAGAGAATCTGACGGGGACCGTGTACTATCCGTCGGTGCTGGAGCGGCTTAGGCAGAACAAGATCAGGTACTATCCGTTCTGTGGCAAGAGGCGCAACATGCCGGGCGTGATGGTCGGAACGAGAGCAGAGATCATAGCAGAAGGCGTAAGGCTACAGGAGAGCGGCGTCGACGGGATAAACCTCATTCCCTTCAGGCACAAAGAGGAGGATCCCGTCACACTCACACGCGAGTTCATGCGACAGGTTCATCTACCAATAATCATCGCCGGAAGCATAGACAGCTACTCTAGGCTAGACCTGATGAAAGACATGAGTCCTTGGGGATTCACCATAGGAAGCGCATTCTTCAACGGCAGCTTCGTGCCCGGAGGTTCATTTAGGAACCAGGTCGAAGCTGTTGTTGCTTACATGCAGAAGGATGCCGGGCCTAACGGCCGATAGCGGCTGACGACTGAGATGGCAGGTTATAGAGGTCTATGTGCCACTGGAATCGGGAATTGCAGGAGGTAGTCAGATGAAGAAGATCAAGTTCGAAGGCATCTACCCCGCGATGGTCGTACCCTTCAAGCCGAGCGGAGAGACTGACCTGGAGGGTGCGAAGAAACTAGTCGAGTTCTTCATGTCCTCAGGCTGCTCGGGCGTCCTATGCAACGGTTCTACCGGCGAAGCGGCAAGCCTTACTCGCGATGAGCGTAAAGATGTGATCCACGCTGTCACAGAGGCCGTGAGAGGCCGCGGTAAAGTCATAGCCGGCACAGGCGCCCCGACCACGAGGGAGACGCTGGTGCTCACAAAGGACGCGATGGATGCCGGCGCGGACGCCGCACTCGTAATAACCCCCTACTTCATCAGGCCCACCAAGAAGGGCTTGTATCTACACTATGCCGAGATCGCCAAGGTCGGAATTCCCGTGCTCTGCTACAACCTGCCTCCTCCGACAAGGCAGGAAGTAGATGCCGACACGCTCGAGAAGCTCATAGAGTTGGAGAACATAGTAGGTCTGAAGGACAGCAGCGGCAACATGAGCTATCTTTCCGAGATATACAGGCGTTTCGGCGACAAGATCAGCATCCTGTCTGGCGCAGATGACCTTACCCTTCAGGTATTTGCGATGGGAGTCAAGGGTGCAATCCTAGGGCTTGCTAATATAGCGCCCGCACAGGTAGTGGAGCTGCAGAAGCTAGTGAAGGCAAACAGGATGGACGAAGCCCGCGAGCTATACTTCAGGCTCCTACCTATAGCGAACTGCATAAATGTATCGTTCAATTTCCCAGCCCAAATCAAAGAGGCGGTTCGCCAGCTCGGGCATCCCAGCACTCCGCCTCGCCTGCCCCTCCTACCTGTGGAGTCGGAAGAGGCCGAGGCCATCCGGAAGGCTCTCGCATACGCCGGATTGCTTTCCTAGAACCTGTCCGGGCCTGGACGGCACACCATCCAGGCCTGGACCTTGTTCACAGAATCAAGCGGAGGTATCTGTAAGTGTCTGACTCGATTGCCGCAGCACTTGATTGCATCACATACGGGGTGCAGATCATCGGGGTGAAGACATCCCAGCACATGAACGGAATGACGGCGGCCTGGGTGACTCAAGTGTCAAGGGAGCCTCCCATGGTGCTGGCAGCTATAGGGAAAACCCACTACACGAGCGAGTTAATCCCGGAAGCCAAATGCTTCTCGGTGAACATACTCACAGACACCCAGTTCGAGCTGGCTCAAAGATGCGGTTTCGGGACCGGTCGTAATACCGAAAGGCTGGCCGATCTTCCCATAATCTATGAGAGCACTGGAGCCCCCATCGTGAGTGACTGCGCCGCCTATCTGGACTGCCGGCTGGTGCATACGTTCGACATTGGCAACTGCATGCTTTTCGTAGGCGAAGTTGTCGCTGCCCGCAGTTCGAACGCAGATGTTCTGGCGTATGACGTCGAGAGGTTCTTCGGGAAGAGATGATCATGCCATGCGGGCTAACGATGCGGAGAAACGGGGAATAACTGATGGAGTACATCCTGGCGCTGGATCTTGGAACCACAGCTCTAAAGATAATGCTCTTCCGCACCGACGGGACTGCAGTGGCGAAATCCTCCAGGGAGTATAAGCTCATAACGCCCACGCCCCTCGAGGTGGAGCTCCCGGCAGAAACCTACTGGTCGGCCTTTAAGGATGGCCTCAGTGAAGTCATGGCGTTGTCAAGGGTAAAGCCATCCGAGATCAAGTCTCTGGGCATTTCTGCCCAAGGCGAAACACTAGTGGCGATAGACAACGATGGCAACCCCCTCATGAACGCCATAGTCTGGCTAGATAACAGAGCACAGGACGAGGCGGCAGAGCTATCAAGGCACTTCAACTTCGGCAGCGAAGAGACTTGGAGCGTGACGGGACAGGTAAAATCGCTTCCGATATGGCCCTCATCCAAGATCCTCTGGCTCAGGCGGAACGCACCCGAGTTGTTCCGGAGGACTGCCAAGTTCCTGCTTCTGGAGGACTATTTCATCTATCGCATGACTGGCAGCTTCGTATGCGAAGGCTCGCTCATATGCACCACTGCCTATTGGGACTTCCAGAAGAAAGCCTGGTGGCCCGATATGCTCAGGTACATAGGCATAGGCGACGACAACCTCCCTGAGATAAGAGAATCGGGTGAGATAGTTGGCCCAATCAAGTCCGATGTTGCAGTTGAGCTAGGACTCTCTTCTGAAACGATAGTGACCACTGGGGCGCTTGACCAAGCATGCGGAGCCATAGGAGTAGGGAACATCAAACCAGGTATTGTTTCGGTCAACACCGGAGCCGCTCTCGCAATCTGTGCCACAGTGAACGAGCCTTTCTTCGACCCTGACGGCAACCTTCCTCTCCATTATCATGGGATGCCCGACTCATACTTCGCCCATACATGCACCATGGGCGGGATGGTTCTTCGCTGGTTCAGGGATGGTTTCTGTCAGCCAGAGATGACCGCTGGTTCCCTTTCAGGTATGGACGCCTACGACATCCTTAGCAGAGAGGCGGCCCAGGTGGCGCCTGGCAGCGACGGCCTTATGATGCTGCCGCATCTGCAGGGCGCATGGGCGCCCGAGTTCAACCCCAAGGCCAAGGGTGTTTTCTATGGTCTCACGCTGCACCATACGAGACCGTACTTTGTAAGGGCGATCATGGAAGCAATAGCCTACGCCATAAGGAACAGCCTGAAGGTGCTAGAGGGAAAGGGCATCCGCCCAAGCGAGATACGTTCGCTCGGAGGAGGATCCAGGAGCAAGGTATGGGGGCAGATCAAAGCGGATGTCATACAGCGACCCTTATATACCATGAAGAACGAGGAGGCAGGCTGCTTGGGCGCCGCGATACTGGCCGGTGTTGCGACAGGTACGTACAAGAGTGTCGAGGACGCAGTGGCCAAGGTTGTCGCCATCGATGACAAGATTGAGCCGGATCCTAATAACGCCAAAGTGTATGACAAGGCCTTTGATGGATACATAGGCCTTTACAATTCGCTTCTGAGTACATTCGATAAGGAGTAATCGTGCTTTGCGGATAGGGGAGGGCAGGTGATCGAAGGCAAGGAATGGCTAGAGTGTTGCGAATCCAGGCTAGTCTCGGGTGTAGAAAGTCCGGTGCTACTTACCACACAACGAGAAGGAGGATCACACAATGCTTAAGAGAGGGCTAGTACTCGTAATAACGGTCCTGCTTGCAACCACTATGGTCATGGGCGTCTCTGCTGGAGACGACGCATGGGAGTGGCAGCCTGCTCCCAAGGTGATCGAGATAGGCGCGATCAACCCGTTCACAGGCTCTTCCGCCATGTCTGGGGAGCTCATGAGGCGTGGTATGGAAATAGCCCTGAACAAGATCAACGCTGAAGGCGGCATAAACGGGGTACCCGTGAAGGCAGCCTATGAGGACACAAAGGGCACTCAGGACGGCGCCGTCGCCGCCATCAACAAGCTCCTGTACGAGAACAAGGTCATCGCAACCCTGTGCTCGGACTATAGCACCCTCAACCACGCGGTCAGCCAGACCATACTCGCCGCCAAGTGCCCCGCCGTGTTTGGCGGTTCGGCCTGGTCGGTAAGGGAACTCAAGAACCCCTGGATGTTTGGCACCAGGACCAACGACAAACTCAACGCCGGCATTGTCGCGAAATTCATGGTCGAGGATCTGAAGCACAAGAAGATATCGGCCCTTTACAGCGACGAAGCATTCGGAGTAGGCGGATTCCAGCAGATCTCCAAGGTCCTCAAGGAGAAGTACGGCATTGAGGTCCTCAATCCACAGAAATTCGCCAAGAGCTCGAAAGACTACACAGCACAGCTTCTCGCCATCAAGAAAACCGGCGCGACCTGCATATTCTCCTGGAGCACCAACCCCTCGGATAACGCTGTCATCCTGAGACAGATGAAGGAACTGGGAGTAAACGTTGAGGTGGTCGGATGCCCTGCTTACGGAAGCCTCTCGATTACGCTCTCCCTAGCCGCAGATGAGGCCGAAGGCATCTACGCGATACTTGACTATACACCAATCGCCGAGGGCAAGTGGGTCAAGTACTTCAATGAAGAGTCTATCAGGAGATATGGCAAGCCGGCAGACAGCGACCAGCAGTGGCCCTATGACAGCTGCCTGATCATAGCCGAGGCGATGAGGAAAGCTGGAGTAGTCCGCGATTACAACGGAAAGAAACAGATAATGCCCGTGGAGCAAGCCCGCCAGGCAATCAGGGAAGCTATGGTCAGAATCCATAACTTCAGCGAGGGT
Coding sequences within it:
- a CDS encoding flavin reductase family protein, which produces MSDSIAAALDCITYGVQIIGVKTSQHMNGMTAAWVTQVSREPPMVLAAIGKTHYTSELIPEAKCFSVNILTDTQFELAQRCGFGTGRNTERLADLPIIYESTGAPIVSDCAAYLDCRLVHTFDIGNCMLFVGEVVAARSSNADVLAYDVERFFGKR
- the dapA gene encoding 4-hydroxy-tetrahydrodipicolinate synthase, with amino-acid sequence MKKIKFEGIYPAMVVPFKPSGETDLEGAKKLVEFFMSSGCSGVLCNGSTGEAASLTRDERKDVIHAVTEAVRGRGKVIAGTGAPTTRETLVLTKDAMDAGADAALVITPYFIRPTKKGLYLHYAEIAKVGIPVLCYNLPPPTRQEVDADTLEKLIELENIVGLKDSSGNMSYLSEIYRRFGDKISILSGADDLTLQVFAMGVKGAILGLANIAPAQVVELQKLVKANRMDEARELYFRLLPIANCINVSFNFPAQIKEAVRQLGHPSTPPRLPLLPVESEEAEAIRKALAYAGLLS
- a CDS encoding FGGY family carbohydrate kinase; the encoded protein is MEYILALDLGTTALKIMLFRTDGTAVAKSSREYKLITPTPLEVELPAETYWSAFKDGLSEVMALSRVKPSEIKSLGISAQGETLVAIDNDGNPLMNAIVWLDNRAQDEAAELSRHFNFGSEETWSVTGQVKSLPIWPSSKILWLRRNAPELFRRTAKFLLLEDYFIYRMTGSFVCEGSLICTTAYWDFQKKAWWPDMLRYIGIGDDNLPEIRESGEIVGPIKSDVAVELGLSSETIVTTGALDQACGAIGVGNIKPGIVSVNTGAALAICATVNEPFFDPDGNLPLHYHGMPDSYFAHTCTMGGMVLRWFRDGFCQPEMTAGSLSGMDAYDILSREAAQVAPGSDGLMMLPHLQGAWAPEFNPKAKGVFYGLTLHHTRPYFVRAIMEAIAYAIRNSLKVLEGKGIRPSEIRSLGGGSRSKVWGQIKADVIQRPLYTMKNEEAGCLGAAILAGVATGTYKSVEDAVAKVVAIDDKIEPDPNNAKVYDKAFDGYIGLYNSLLSTFDKE
- a CDS encoding ABC transporter substrate-binding protein → MLKRGLVLVITVLLATTMVMGVSAGDDAWEWQPAPKVIEIGAINPFTGSSAMSGELMRRGMEIALNKINAEGGINGVPVKAAYEDTKGTQDGAVAAINKLLYENKVIATLCSDYSTLNHAVSQTILAAKCPAVFGGSAWSVRELKNPWMFGTRTNDKLNAGIVAKFMVEDLKHKKISALYSDEAFGVGGFQQISKVLKEKYGIEVLNPQKFAKSSKDYTAQLLAIKKTGATCIFSWSTNPSDNAVILRQMKELGVNVEVVGCPAYGSLSITLSLAADEAEGIYAILDYTPIAEGKWVKYFNEESIRRYGKPADSDQQWPYDSCLIIAEAMRKAGVVRDYNGKKQIMPVEQARQAIREAMVRIHNFSEGTTKVYDIDANQDLAHSMVLVKVKSGAHEFVKFVEYK